A region of Enoplosus armatus isolate fEnoArm2 chromosome 14, fEnoArm2.hap1, whole genome shotgun sequence DNA encodes the following proteins:
- the LOC139296576 gene encoding uncharacterized protein KIAA0040 homolog, with protein sequence MDGKTDSIQDFFNQLWSFATDKHDQGVFNTVCLVVLLTLPLLVLLTTLVVCCHCCCCRHANSCCCCCCGDAMATARSEAKKKKNLTNTEDLWISVKTGPMTPDRVALAME encoded by the coding sequence ATGGATGGGAAAACAGACAGCATCCAGGATTTTTTCAACCAACTTTGGAGCTTTGCTACAGACAAACACGACCAGGGGGTCTTCAACACAGTCTGCCTGGTGGTCCTCCTAACTCTTCCCCTGCTGGTCCTCCTCACCACTTTGGTGGtgtgctgccactgctgctgctgtcgccatgccaacagctgctgttgctgctgctgcggagACGCCATGGCAACCGCAAGGTCagaagcaaagaagaaaaagaatttGACGAATACCGAAGACTTGTGGATCTCTGTCAAGACGGGGCCGATGACACCTGACAGGGTCGCCCTGGCCATGGAGTAG